A DNA window from Setaria viridis chromosome 2, Setaria_viridis_v4.0, whole genome shotgun sequence contains the following coding sequences:
- the LOC117845874 gene encoding uncharacterized protein: MARHAPLLFAVVAVLAVAAASASAYVRGADKELVIGGDDDVFGRGGMIGRRQLDDLNGTSADANATSADANSTSADDATTTTGYISYLALYRDSVPCSQRGASYYNCGPGAEANPYTRGCSAITQCRG, from the coding sequence ATGGCACGGCACGCCCCGCTGCTCTTCGCCGTTGTTGCCGTGCTCGCCGTGGCCGCAGCGTCGGCCTCGGCCTACGTGCGCGGGGCCGACAAGGAGCTGGTcatcggcggcgacgacgacgtgtTCGGGCGGGGCGGCATGATCGGCAGGAGGCAGCTGGACGACCTCAACGGCACGAGCGCCGACGCGAACGCCACGAGCGCCGACGCCAACTCGACAAGCGCCGACGAcgccacgacgacgacggggtACATCAGCTACCTGGCGCTGTACAGGGACAGCGTCCCGTGCTCGCAGCGGGGCGCGTCCTACTACAACTGCGGACCCGGCGCGGAGGCCAACCCCTACACCCGCGGCTGCTCCGCCATCACGCAGTGCCGCGGATGA